Below is a window of Ferrimicrobium sp. DNA.
GACCGAGATTCCCCTGGGCAACGAGGATGAACTTGATGTCGAGTGCGCAGCGTCGTTCGACAACTTACAACGCATCCGGCGATCGGCTTTAGTAGTGCGAATCGGGAGTTTGGGCGATCGACATCACGAAATCTGTCGATCGCTGACCGCTCTCGCCGATTGCTAGATCTGCTGACCAATTGGTGGCGAAGCCAGCTTGTTCGAACACCGAGCAAGAAAGTTGAACCCCCTACAGAACACTTGCGGACGAGGAGTGCACCGCAAGCACACAATATTGACTCTCCCGTGATGCCTATCTGCGTCTCACGTGGCAGTCCCAGTCCCTCGACAGAAGACCCTGGAGTCCGCCCAAATCCGAGGGGTCTTCCAAAACCTCCAGGCTCGCATCACTTGGCGGGAGCACTCACCAAGCGTCTCTTGTCTTTGTCCCGTATCGTGAGTAGTTTCACTCTGGCTGCTTGATCGTAGGCCTGGTGGAGGTCATAGGCCGCAAGGATGTTCATGGCTTGGTTACTATCCTTCACGGTTGAGGGCTCCTTGTGGGTTTGGCGACGACAACTATCACCAGTATGCCCATAGGGAGCCTGCCTTGTTGCGGAAGGTCTCTACAAAAAATGTACGAGGTACTCATCAGTTTAGTATTCAAAACGCTAACTTCCGGCCGCCTAAGGACCCTCTTTCATCTCCTCCTCAGTTGGTCGGTTGATCCAGACCTCGGTGTTGAGGGTGGGTGGGGTTGGAATCTTTCTCACAAAGCGCTCAGGGTGGACTTCATAAGCG
It encodes the following:
- a CDS encoding type II toxin-antitoxin system PemK/MazF family toxin; translation: MVALPAQGEIWWAQAADNRRPVLVVTRNEAIAVLTGIVVAPITRTVRSIPTEIPLGNEDELDVECAASFDNLQRIRRSALVVRIGSLGDRHHEICRSLTALADC